A genomic segment from Flavobacterium litorale encodes:
- a CDS encoding SDR family NAD(P)-dependent oxidoreductase, translating to MSKLRNKVAIITGANSGIGLATAKLYLKEGAKVVLSGRRQEALDEVAKDLTGDFITVLADVAKPEDNVRLINEATNHFGKIDILFLNAGIAPPTPTNEITESHYDEVFNTNVKGPILAVKAALPHINDGGTILFTSSIVNQKAFDGFGVYSATKGALSAFARVLGSEVKSRKIRVNTIAPGPIETPIYGKMGLPQDVLDSIGEDFAAQVPLGRFGASEEIAATALFLVSDDASYINGVEIEVDGGLSQL from the coding sequence ATGAGTAAACTAAGAAACAAAGTCGCTATTATAACAGGCGCAAACAGCGGAATTGGTTTAGCAACAGCTAAACTCTATTTAAAAGAAGGTGCAAAAGTGGTGCTTTCTGGACGACGACAAGAAGCATTAGATGAAGTTGCCAAAGATTTAACAGGCGATTTTATAACCGTTTTAGCAGATGTTGCTAAACCCGAAGATAACGTTAGGCTTATTAACGAGGCAACAAACCATTTTGGTAAAATAGACATCCTGTTTTTAAATGCGGGTATAGCACCTCCTACGCCAACTAATGAAATTACAGAAAGCCATTATGATGAGGTTTTTAATACCAATGTAAAAGGACCCATATTGGCTGTTAAAGCCGCACTACCTCATATAAACGATGGGGGTACTATTTTATTTACAAGCTCTATTGTTAATCAAAAAGCATTTGATGGCTTTGGGGTATACTCGGCAACCAAAGGTGCCTTGAGCGCTTTTGCACGTGTACTAGGGTCGGAAGTTAAATCCAGAAAAATACGCGTAAATACAATAGCCCCGGGACCTATTGAAACGCCTATTTATGGTAAAATGGGATTGCCACAAGATGTGCTTGATAGTATAGGCGAAGATTTTGCAGCTCAAGTGCCTTTAGGTAGGTTTGGAGCTTCGGAAGAAATTGCTGCCACAGCTTTATTCTTAGTTTCGGACGATGCATCGTACATTAACGGTGTTGAAATAGAAGTTGATGGAGGATTGAGCCAGTTATAA
- a CDS encoding ABC transporter ATP-binding protein: MISTKSIHFSYGKGTNFTFPDVAIQRGETLLITGGSGKGKTTLLHLLGGLIKPKSGDIHIEDVNIAKLSDKKLDHFRGKNIGLVLQQSYFVESLSVLENVVLASWLATGKQATQKAQQLLTQLGLEDQIQKLPSQLSIGQQQRVSIARAIINEPKLLLADEPTSSLDDENAFIVANMLSGLAKQYGAALIIVTHDQRLKDRFSNQITLL, from the coding sequence ATGATAAGTACAAAAAGCATTCATTTTTCTTACGGAAAAGGCACCAATTTTACGTTTCCCGATGTAGCAATACAACGTGGCGAAACACTCCTTATAACAGGAGGGTCCGGTAAAGGTAAAACTACGTTACTACATTTATTGGGCGGTTTAATAAAACCAAAATCGGGCGATATACATATTGAAGATGTTAATATAGCAAAACTTTCAGATAAAAAGCTAGACCATTTTCGAGGTAAGAATATCGGGTTGGTATTGCAGCAATCGTATTTCGTAGAATCGCTAAGTGTTTTAGAAAATGTTGTTTTGGCATCGTGGTTGGCAACAGGTAAACAAGCCACTCAAAAAGCACAACAATTACTAACCCAACTCGGCTTAGAAGACCAAATACAAAAGTTACCCTCACAATTAAGTATAGGGCAGCAACAACGGGTATCTATAGCACGCGCTATTATAAACGAACCCAAATTGCTTTTGGCAGATGAGCCTACGTCGAGTCTTGATGACGAAAATGCGTTTATCGTAGCCAATATGCTTTCGGGCTTGGCAAAACAGTATGGGGCCGCACTTATTATTGTAACGCACGACCAGAGGTTGAAAGATCGTTTTTCGAACCAAATAACATTACTATGA
- a CDS encoding ABC transporter permease, translating into MITKIAWKNIWFKPLNTLLSIILLTASVAIITLLILLQEQFEKKFNSNIDGIDLVIGAQGSPLQLILSSVYQVDAPTGNISYTEAKQWMNHPFVETAIPLAFGDNYKGFRIVGTTPEYLKKYNAEIAQGKVFDKNFEVVVGSEVAKKMQLKLGDTFFGSHGDSEEGEVHDDQAYVVVGIATETGKVADNLILCNVQSVWAMHDHDHEGHDHGDHEEHDHDAHNHDEAHNHNHDEDNHKGDNHDHDDTQVAALHDTHNHDDHDHEGHSHDAHDHDKPISEEGKEITAVLVKMKNKMAIFSWQRMIPMNTKMQAASPGLEINRLFSLFGIGLQALQYLAYGIMLISGISIFIALYNTLKERKYEFALLRVNGASRFQLLALVLIESLLLCITGFLFGTIVGRIALMLISGSSEEEFKMTFNPMEFVWDKEGYLFLLTIAVGVIAAVIPAVKAYSLNISKTLANA; encoded by the coding sequence ATGATTACAAAAATAGCTTGGAAAAACATTTGGTTTAAGCCCCTTAATACATTGCTTAGTATTATACTACTAACGGCTAGTGTAGCTATTATTACACTACTAATACTGTTACAAGAGCAGTTTGAGAAGAAATTTAATAGTAATATAGATGGTATTGATTTAGTTATTGGCGCACAAGGTAGCCCACTGCAATTAATACTATCGTCCGTATATCAGGTAGATGCGCCCACAGGAAATATTAGTTATACAGAGGCAAAACAATGGATGAACCATCCGTTTGTAGAAACCGCTATACCATTAGCATTTGGCGATAATTATAAAGGTTTCCGTATAGTAGGTACTACACCTGAATATTTAAAGAAATACAACGCTGAAATAGCGCAAGGTAAAGTTTTCGATAAAAATTTTGAGGTAGTAGTAGGGAGCGAAGTAGCCAAAAAAATGCAATTAAAATTGGGCGATACTTTTTTTGGTTCGCATGGCGATAGCGAAGAGGGCGAAGTGCACGACGACCAAGCCTATGTAGTAGTAGGTATTGCTACCGAAACAGGTAAAGTTGCCGATAATTTAATATTGTGTAATGTACAAAGTGTTTGGGCAATGCACGATCACGATCATGAAGGACACGACCATGGCGACCATGAAGAGCATGATCATGATGCACACAATCATGATGAAGCACATAATCACAATCACGACGAGGATAACCATAAAGGGGATAATCACGACCATGATGATACCCAAGTAGCAGCTTTGCACGATACACACAACCACGACGATCACGATCATGAAGGGCATAGTCATGATGCACATGACCACGACAAACCAATAAGCGAAGAGGGGAAAGAAATAACTGCTGTGCTCGTAAAAATGAAAAATAAAATGGCAATTTTCTCGTGGCAACGTATGATACCCATGAATACCAAAATGCAAGCAGCATCGCCAGGGTTAGAAATTAACCGATTATTCTCATTATTTGGTATTGGCTTACAAGCCTTACAATACCTAGCCTACGGTATCATGCTCATCTCAGGTATTAGTATTTTTATAGCACTGTACAACACGTTAAAAGAAAGAAAATACGAATTTGCTTTATTACGCGTTAACGGAGCAAGCCGTTTCCAATTACTAGCACTAGTACTTATAGAAAGTTTACTTTTGTGTATTACGGGCTTTTTATTTGGAACGATTGTTGGAAGAATAGCATTAATGCTAATTTCGGGCTCATCGGAAGAAGAGTTTAAAATGACTTTCAACCCCATGGAATTTGTTTGGGATAAGGAAGGCTATTTATTTCTGCTTACTATTGCAGTAGGTGTTATTGCAGCCGTTATACCAGCCGTAAAAGCATACAGTTTAAACATATCAAAAACACTCGCAAATGCGTAA